One genomic region from Cucumis melo cultivar AY chromosome 9, USDA_Cmelo_AY_1.0, whole genome shotgun sequence encodes:
- the LOC103498753 gene encoding ethylene-responsive transcription factor ERF022-like — protein MTQAQQQHLRANGSITKPFRGVRKRSWGRYVSEIRLPGKKTRVWLGSFASPEMAARAYDSAAAFLRGNSAVLNFPDSVSSLPQPESCSREHIQLAAAKAAAQVRTETVEGGDQQRTRSGWSSTMFEQVKEVPLLSPLRLGLLGFGPALNEEDPSLLLPTYF, from the coding sequence ATGACTCAAGCTCAACAGCAGCATCTCCGAGCCAACGGTTCGATTACGAAGCCCTTTCGAGGGGTTCGAAAGCGAAGTTGGGGTCGCTATGTCTCCGAGATACGGCTACCGGGGAAGAAGACACGAGTTTGGCTTGGCTCCTTTGCCTCCCCCGAGATGGCAGCGCGTGCCTATGACTCGGCAGCAGCGTTTTTGAGAGGTAACTCTGCGGTGCTCAACTTCCCTGACTCTGTGAGCTCGCTCCCGCAACCGGAGTCATGCTCGAGAGAACACATTCAATTGGCTGCAGCAAAGGCAGCGGCGCAAGTGAGAACGGAGACGGTGGAGGGTGGAGATCAGCAAAGGACGAGAAGCGGATGGAGTTCGACGATGTTCGAGCAAGTGAAGGAAGTGCCATTGTTGAGTCCATTGAGGTTGGGTCTACTTGGCTTTGGACCAGCCTTGAATGAAGAAGACCCTTCGTTGTTGTTACCAACCTATTTCTAA